Part of the Diceros bicornis minor isolate mBicDic1 chromosome 2, mDicBic1.mat.cur, whole genome shotgun sequence genome is shown below.
GTGTGGACTGGCATGTGGCGAGTGAGGTTATAGTGAGCGTTAAACACCTATGGAAGGACACGAGTGGGCCTTGTGGTGTCCATCCTGAGAGTCTAGAATCAGCCCGGGGAGGCCACAGCCTACCTCCCCCCAACCAACACCCCCTTTCAGAAACCAGAGCCCTTTTCATTCTGCAAAGCGCTTCCCAACCCACTGCTCACGCCAGTCCTGTGTGGCCGCTGACAAgggcatccccattttacagagtaggaaactgaggcccaactAGGCTCCTGATTTGAGTCGACAGCTACTGGGGAGCTCCTGAACTTGAAAAAGGGGCGGTCCAGGCTGCTCCCGGGAGGCAGCCGCCACTGCTCCCCCCTCCCGGACCGCAGACCCCGGGCCTCACCTTGCCGCACACCTCGCAGGTGAAGTTTTTGGGCTTGCCGTCCGCAGAGCCCCCGGGCAGCTTGCCGTGGCCCTTGACGCCGCCCCTCTCGGCGGTCAGGGCCGAGTTCTCCTTCAGCACCTGCTCCAGTGGCGCGGGCAAGCGCTCCTTATGGGTATAGGGGGCTGGATGGGGGAACTTGTCCGCGGCCAGGCCGGCCAACTTGGCGTTCTCCAGCAGAAAGAGCTTGGGGTGCGCAGCCAGGGCGGTGGGGGCCTGTGCGTTGAGGAGGCCTGACGGAAAGAGGTGGCCGCCGAGAAGCTCAGACGGCGGGTACGCGGCAGAGTCCAGGTAGTTGAAGTAGTAGAGCGAGCCACTGGCCGGCAGCCCCACCGCCTGGTTGATGACCTGCGGCTTGATGACCCTGCCCGCGGGTAGCGCAGACGGCGCCAGGCCCAGCTCGGCCTTGCAGCACACGCCACAGTTGGTTTTGCACAAGCCGCTGGCGCCGCACACAGGGgcccccccgccgccgccgcctccacctcctccaccgCCGCCCGCCCGGAGGCTGCTTTTCCAGAGCTCGGAGTAACTGAGCAGCGTCTTGGACGGCACCTCGTAGCCTAGGGGCTGGAGGGGGATCATacagggcagtggcgagcagagGTTGAGCAATTTTTTGCCTTGGCCGCCGTCCGCCTCCAGCGCCCCCGGCCGGGGCTCAAAGGGCGCACGGGGCTCCGACGTTTTAGCCATGATGCGCTCGATGGAGAAGGCCAGCGTCTTGGAAGTGGCCGGCGACGCTCCGGCGCGCGGACAGGCCGGGGGCACCATGGTCTCCAGGGAAGCCGAGCTTGCCATGGCGCCCGGAGCCGAGCCTTGTGGGACTGGGCCAGGGCGCAGCTTCTCTCCTCTAAGTCTGCATTCCGGAAAAGGCAGGGAGGGAAACCGCAACTTAATAAGCACCTTGTCGGGTCCAGGTCACCCATTTGCATTCAAATGAACAGGGGCAGAACAAAGTGCACCCAAGGGTACCAAATTACCGCCCATTAACCCAGCACGCAAAGGAAcccaccagcccctgccctgggacttcgaaagagggaaaagggggagggtttacaaaggaaaagaggagagcgagaaaaagaaagaaagaaaagagcctcaAATTAACCCCCCTGAGCCGTTCCCGGGAACCCGGCCTCCGCCACGCGTGCTGGGAGCTGGACAGTGAAGGGGCAAAGTTAAAGAGGATCGGTAGAGCCACCTCGCATTTACCTCTTTCCCCCACCGCCAAGGAGATGCGTTCCGAGCCATGCAGCGTGTCTCCTCTGTCACATTTTGATGGCAAACATCTTCCCCTCCGCGTGAGATCACTGTCTTTTACATTCAGCTGACATCACATGAAGTCACTTGAAGTGGAATGACATGGGCGGCGGCGCGGCTCCCGTAGCGGCCCCTGTGTTCCCCCGCTCCTGCCGGCCGCCGCCACCGCCCCTCAAACTTTAAAAGGAGGCTACTGGCGCCCGCGCTCCCCTCGGGAAAGTGCGAGCGGTTCGCGAAtcgggaaggagggaagagacaggagggggagggggaagaatcGTGATGATTTTGCCGGTGGAAAGAAGGGCGGGGGGAGCCCAAACCCAGGCAGAGTTCCGTGCGTGATTCACAACTTTGGGGGCCTACAGATTTGGGGGACGCGGGGAGGGCAGGGCGTCCTGGACGCGCCGCCCCAAAGGGCCCCTGGGTGTCCGTCTAGTCGCCGAAGTATCCCTTAGCCCTCTGCAGCCGAGCTGGGCATCGTGCTAATAAACTGCCATTTACCCACGGAGCCGGCGCCAGCCCCGAACACGCGCAAATGATAATTACCTCATTAGGATGTGGCTCATGGACGCGAGCGCCGCGTTTGGAGGGGGGAACTTGTTAATGGGGAAATATTAATTTATGCAAAAACAACGAGCTCGCCTTGGCTGGCGTCGGAGGTCGGGAGAGAGCTCCCGCCACCTAATGACGACCCCGAAGCGTCCGGAAGAGCAAGGCCGCGCGCCCAGATCCCGGGGGCCTCGGCGAGGAGCCGGTGCGCCTCCCCCTCTCTGGCCGGCTCCCCGCCTTCGGCTGGAGGAGACTGCACCGTGAGCTGGAGGACTGTTTGAGATCCTAATCGATCAGAATCGCTCATTTGTGATCGGGTTTCTGAGGCAAAGCCCGGCTCTGCTGCTGGTTTAGGGCTGCGTGCGGGGAGGATTCGGAGAGCAGCTCTCCCCGCTGATGAGTACTTACTGTTTGTATAATTGAGAAGGTCCAATCTCCACCTGTTTAAGGAGCAGATTGAAACAGCAGAACCTCCCCTGGATCCTATTAAAACGTTTTTCCTCCTAAGGCCATTCAGTCGAACCAATTTTCCGAAGTGATTCATAGAGCTGAATTCTGCCAAGgcagttctttcacttttagccACTAAAGCACCGCGTGGAACCGGGTTTtgtgtttttctaaaataaagagaaggattatcagaggggacagggagggggCCTGAAGGGGGGCGGGCAGAGACTTAGTGTGGCCAGAGGTACaagcagagggaagaaaaggCCCTTTTCTAGACAGGCCCCAAGTAAGTTCGGAGGAATTCAGCGTTTTGTGCCTGGCGCACAAAAGCAGCGCGCTCGGCGCTCGGTTTGGAGGGGCTGAATTCATCTGTTTGCAGACCATTCCACCTGCGTATCACAACAAACTGCTCAAAGACGCTCCAGCACTTTCAACAGGCCGGGTGCTCTTGGCGACAACAAAAGTGGTCGAGGCTGAGGGTTCTTATGGGGAGGGGGGCTAGcaagagagggagcgagagaatTAGGTTtaggaaaggagaaggagggggggcaggggtttttaaaaaaacttttggaCGGTTTTGTTTGCGGGACAATTATATCTTGCCAGCCGGCTTTTGCAAGACCACGAGCTTGGTAGCCGCAACCACAGTTTAAGAGGATTACAGTGGGTATAATATGAGCAAACAGGGTTGAGGGTTTGATAGTGAATTCCATCTCCAAAGACACACGATCTTGTCCAGCCCAAGAAAGTGCTGATGGACTCAAACCCTCTCCTTTTTTCACTCAGGAACAGGTCTTGAGGGACTGGGTACCCTGTCCCAGGCCTCTCAGCTGTAAAACATCCCAGGAAGCCATCAGAGAAAGGGACCGGGGAAGGTCTAGTTTTATCTTCAGGCAAATCACTCCTTTTCCCCTTCAGAACTTCTCTCTCCTACCCACTCCCCCTCTGACATGTAATTTCAGACAAGATATTGACATGGCAGGTAAGGGAAAGGCAAAGTATACTTGGAAAGCAAGGAGAGGGAATGAAATGAGTTCTCCGAGGGAAAGTGGCCTGGAGGGCGGCTGCGATGGATTTATTTTCTCACCCTGCCAAGCTCAGAAACTGCCTCCAAATTCAGCAGTCATGAGTCTGTTCCCCAACACTCTGCCCCACCCCCCCCCAACAACTTCCAGATTTCCAAGCTAGAAAGAGGCTTGCTCCTCTGGAGGAGAACATTTCCATACAGCCCATTTAATTTAGATGTTCAGAGAGGCAGAATTCCAGACCCAATGTACCCCCATCCCTATGTTAATGTGAAAACAAGAACACAGATgaactccccaccaccaccaccaaacatGAAACAAACCAACAACTCACCccgacactgaaatagtatcaaCACACCCGCAGGGTCtcaaaacccaaatttctatcccgACTTTCCTGTGGATCCCGTTCAGCCACCAGCATTGCACCCCAACCCCCTTCCAAATTGGGTAATTGTTGATCTCGGCAGCAGCTCGAAAGATCTGCTGGTTTGAAAGCTCCATCAGGCTGAAAGGCTTCCAAAGGCTTCCTGTGAACCTGCCTTGCCATCGCCAGAGCTTTTTGTAGCTGCATAAGCCATCTCGCTCTCCCCGCACCACAAAGGAGTACTACCTccacagaaagaaaacatttgggtAAAAACAAGTTGCCCCTAATGTGCCTCTCTTTCCAAATGTTGGGTGAATACACTGGCTTTTATGAAAGTATTTAATTAGCTTCCACAAACTTCTCCTTCCCTAGCCCGCAGATTATACTGAAGTGGAGAGTTGGAAACTATTTTACACCTTGCCACTCACATGTTAATTAATCTCTATCTAACCCTAATTGCAGTTTATTCAAGCACCGCTCAACAGCTCACCCACACAATAAACACTGATCCTACTTTTATACATATTACTTCACGTTAACACATTGAGTAATTAACTCCAGTACCAACTAATAGTgcaaacaaatattttctgtaaacGAGATGATTTCAGGCAGAATAATAGAGGACTAGGGAAACGTGGCGCTTGATGGAGGAAGTGCTGAGATTTCGATTCACTGCCCCCCAATCCTCCAATTCATTCTCAATCGGagcatctttcttctcttttttttttgaggctgaaatgcttaaaaaaaaagagggacaACCATAGGAATTGAAATTTGACCATTTTCAGGAGTTGATGGAGGGGTGCTGTGAGATTAGGGGTAACTTTTTTCTACCTACACATTTTCAGTGAGGGGAAGAAACCCACAATAACTCGACATGAAGGGCAACAAGAGGCTCCAGGGATAAGCAGACCGCCCGCTCTACAAGAAGTCCTGTCCTTTAAAGCGATGGTTTTCCGATAGAGGTGAGCCGAGACCGTGGTGGTGGATAAGTTCTAGCCTCTCTCCCAGTCCAGACTGGAATACAAGCTCCACTTTGGAGGTGCCGGTGCCTTGGGGTCTACAGCCGGACCAAAGGCAGGCGGTCATGGCCCGAGCGAGGCCCACTAGGCCTCAGCGCGCGCTCCGCCCCAGGGGCTGGATTCCGAGGCTGCGCTCCCGCAATCCCGGGGCGCCCAGACCTGCGGCTAGACCCACCAGGGGGTCCTCCTCCGCCCTGAGGCCTCAGCTCCGGGCCCATCTCATTCCAGGCGCCTCAGGCCAAAGCCAGACGCTTTCACCTCGGCCCATCTGGCCCACGCTCGGGCCACCACACCTCGGCCGCAATGGGGAAACACTGCCCGGGTTAAGCCTGACGCCCCTCCGCGGCCTGGGCTCTTCCCACGCTGCAGAGCGGGGTGCCAAAGCCGGGCGCTTCTGCGGCTCCGCTGGGCCTGACCCGGACTGCGACCTCGGGAATCTGCGGCTGTGGGACGCTGCACCGGGGCCAAGCCACTCGCACACGACTGATTGGGGATCCAGGCTCAACCCCGAGGAATGGAGCGCAATATTTTAATTGAAATCGCAGGTTTAAGCACAGCTGGCGGCTGCCTATTGATTTTACAGGGGCTTCTCTTGTGGGAAGCATATTAAATATGACTGGCGCGGCTAgagcctcccctctcctcctgccccctccctcggGCCTTTTTATGGTCACTAACCCGAACACTGTAATGATgacttttgtttaaatttttttttttaatgccagaaATAGCCCtcactttaggacaaattacttagCAGACGCCTTCCCGGGGTACAGACAACTGCAGAGGAAAATTCCTTTTCTGAGCAAAAGCTCACACGTTTGCTCCACTTCTGGGATCACAGAGGGAAAAGGCAAGCATTTCGACTCCGAAAAGGTGTTGCAATTCCGGCCCTGGTGGCACATATCTCTTGGTTCTAGATGACAAGAGGCttattttaaatactatttttattttctcacctGGTTGTTAGGTTGCACTACATAGTCTATCGTCTCGTGCCCTCTCCCCAGGGAGCTGAGCAGCTGAGGGGCAGACGGGATGCTTAAGGCAGCTGAGTTTGGGGAAACGCTCACTGGGAAGATTTGATgttctttctcccagctcctgcgTAACTtgtttggaaaaaaacaaaaccaaaaaaaccccaaaccaaacAAACTTTGTGGTTTAAGGAgccaccctcccaccctccctcccttccttctttctaaagGGACGTTTAGGATCTGATTTACGTGGTGCCGCGCTTAACCGCTGAAAATAGATTAACTTCTGAAGAGAAATTCTTCTGCGATCCCCccctttcccccccccccccccaggaagCATTTTATTGAAAACATTCGAACCGGCTTGCAGTGGCGGGCTTGTCCAAGGCGCAGCGGCCTCCGCCTTCGGTGCGCGCGGTTTGCAGGATTAGTGCGGCGGGGAGACAAAGAGCCCCAGATACCCGGGCCAGGCGAGGCCGGGCGCGCCCAGAGAGCTCCCGGGTTCCCGCACGGAGCGAGTAAGCACAGTCTCGGGCCCCGGCCTCCAGGGACAGATGGGGCAGAGCCGTCTGCATCTGCCTGCGTCCTCGGGGAGGCTGCGGCGCCCACAGGCAGGGTGGCAGAGCGCCCGTCCCACTGCATCCGGCGGCTGTCTTGCAGCGCCCGTGGCACTCGGAGACTGGTTTGCAAATCTCAATGCACCCACAGACTGGTTTTCACCCACGAACAGGAGAGGTGCCTAAAAGTCAAGGGCAGCCGGCTTTGCAGCCAAAGGGGGAGGGTGTTGGTGGTGCTAACCTATCATGATTTCCAGAATCGTCCCAACCCCCTACGCGATCACATCAGAGGACATTCGCCGTGTCTTCAGAAATCTGGGCAGTTTGCGCGCTCTTAGGCCAGAGGAGTCTCCCAAAAGAGTAGATCTGCAGTCTCCACCCGCGGGAGTTTGGTGTGCTCTCCTCTCTGTCTTGGATAc
Proteins encoded:
- the FEZF2 gene encoding fez family zinc finger protein 2; translated protein: MASSASLETMVPPACPRAGASPATSKTLAFSIERIMAKTSEPRAPFEPRPGALEADGGQGKKLLNLCSPLPCMIPLQPLGYEVPSKTLLSYSELWKSSLRAGGGGGGGGGGGGGAPVCGASGLCKTNCGVCCKAELGLAPSALPAGRVIKPQVINQAVGLPASGSLYYFNYLDSAAYPPSELLGGHLFPSGLLNAQAPTALAAHPKLFLLENAKLAGLAADKFPHPAPYTHKERLPAPLEQVLKENSALTAERGGVKGHGKLPGGSADGKPKNFTCEVCGKVFNAHYNLTRHMPVHTGARPFVCKVCGKGFRQASTLCRHKIIHTQEKPHKCNQCGKAFNRSSTLNTHIRIHAGYKPFVCEFCGKGFHQKGNYKNHKLTHSGEKQYKCTICNKAFHQVYNLTFHMHTHNDKKPFTCATCGKGFCRNFDLKKHVRKLHDSVGPAAPSTKDLTRTVQS